The window CACAAAAAAACAAGACAGAAAATGGCAATACCAGTTCAACAGCTCCAAAAGAGACTGTACAATCAAGTGGAGGCTTCATTCGCCCTGCTGCTGGAACACGCACATCAAGTTTTGGTCCCCGTCCTAGCTTTGGAGGTTACCATTATGGAATAGATATTGCTAAAACTGGAACAGTACCAATAAGAGCAGCAGCAGGTGGAGTAGTTGTGAGGTCTTATAAGTCTACTTCATATGGACATGTCGTAATGATTGCACATATGATAGATGGTCAAAAGTATACAACTGTATACGCTCATATGAGAGGCAGAGCTGTCGGAACGGGTCAAACTGTTCAACAAGGACAATACCTTGGAAACATGGGTAACACAGGTCAATCTTTTGGTCAGCATCTTCACTTTGAACTCCACCGTGGCGGTTGGAATGGTAGTAAATCAAATGCTGTGAATCCTGCTAGTTATGGTATTCAATAGTTTTTGTTTACGTTAAATTTACCATGTAGTATGATAAAGGCATTACACATTTAGTGTAATGCCTTTTATTACATTTAAATTTATTAAACAAAGAAAGTGATTATTAAACATACAGTCGTTGGGGTGAATACATTGAATCTGAGTAAAAAATTGTTTATAAGTTTACTAGTACTTACATTCCTCGTAGGCGGGGCTGTCTCAATTGCTGCTGTGCAGTGGTTTGGAGATGATACAACTACTCAACCGGTAGAAGAAAATGAAAGTGAAAATGAAGAAGAGGATACAACACCTGATGATCAAAAAGAAGAAGAAGAGAAAACGTCAGGTGATGAGGAAGGATCAGAAGAGTATGATCTTTCAACTGTTGAAGAAACTTTGCAACTGATTGAAAAAAATTATGTTAAGGATGTCGATAAAGAAGAGTTACTTGAAGGTGCCGTTGAAGGCATGGTCAACAAACTTGAAGATCCTTATAGTGAATACATGGACCCCGAAACGACTGAGCAGTTCAATTCACAATTAGAATCTTCTTTTGAAGGAATTGGTGCAGAGGTAACAAAGCGTGAAGGGTATATAACCATTATCGCTCCATTGAAGGACGCTCCCGCTGAGGAAGTTGGGTTGCGTCCGAACGACCGGGTGATTGAAGTAGATGGTGAAAGCTTAGAAGGGTACACTGTATATGAAGCTGTTTCACTTATACGAGGTGAAAAGGGAACAGATGTTACATTGACAATTGATCGACCAGGTGATGATGAACCATTTGAAGTCACCATAACTCGTGATACAATCCCGTTGAAAACCGTTTATAGTGAGGTTGAGGAACAGAATGGCCAGAATGTCGGTGTACTTCAAATCAGATCTTTTGGTGAAGGAACAGCGGAAGAATTTAAGGAAAAGTTGACTAAACTAG of the Halalkalibacillus sediminis genome contains:
- a CDS encoding S41 family peptidase, yielding MNTLNLSKKLFISLLVLTFLVGGAVSIAAVQWFGDDTTTQPVEENESENEEEDTTPDDQKEEEEKTSGDEEGSEEYDLSTVEETLQLIEKNYVKDVDKEELLEGAVEGMVNKLEDPYSEYMDPETTEQFNSQLESSFEGIGAEVTKREGYITIIAPLKDAPAEEVGLRPNDRVIEVDGESLEGYTVYEAVSLIRGEKGTDVTLTIDRPGDDEPFEVTITRDTIPLKTVYSEVEEQNGQNVGVLQIRSFGEGTAEEFKEKLTKLEEEENIEGLIIDVRGNPGGLFSAVEAILGNFMNDDEPYVQTAREGADPEGYYVNGSEKDYPISVLVNEGSASASEILAAALKEVGGYDIVGQTTFGKGTVQQTLPLGDGMLKVTVLNWLSPEGNQINEVGVEPTIEVEQPEFFYLSLIQAEEELALDSNGKEVEKLQVMLEGLGYEPGRTDGYFDEGTEQAVEEFQEANGLDTTGVLDEDTENKLEEMILEEVNDSSNDKQLQEAMQNLFE